In one Natronosalvus amylolyticus genomic region, the following are encoded:
- a CDS encoding AzlD family protein produces MPEDAFALDGLVVAVILGMAVLTYLTKVGGLWILSRLEVSERLEAGLSVLPGAIVIAILGPELAAGGPAEWGAAAVVVVIAWRTDNILLALCGGVLAVVVFRGF; encoded by the coding sequence ATTCCTGAGGATGCTTTCGCCCTCGACGGACTGGTCGTCGCCGTCATCCTCGGGATGGCCGTCCTGACCTACCTGACCAAGGTTGGCGGCCTCTGGATTCTGAGCCGTCTCGAGGTGAGTGAGCGTCTCGAGGCCGGCCTTTCGGTGTTGCCGGGAGCCATCGTCATCGCGATTCTCGGACCGGAACTCGCAGCAGGGGGTCCCGCCGAGTGGGGAGCTGCTGCGGTCGTCGTGGTGATCGCCTGGCGAACCGATAACATCTTGCTGGCGCTCTGTGGTGGGGTGCTCGCCGTTGTGGTGTTTCGGGGTTTCTGA